A stretch of DNA from Cellulomonas fengjieae:
GCAGCGACGCGAGGAACGCCGGCGGGTCGGGGAACAGCGACCGGTTCCACGTGTAGCCCGTCCAGCCGCTGCCGAGGCTGGGGTCGACGTCGGTGACGTGCCAGTCCATGTCGATCACGGCGACGGAGAACGGCAGACCCTCGGCGGCGAACCGGTCGAGCAGGGCCGAGTAGGTGTCGGTGGTGTACCGGTGGTAGCGGCTCCACCAGTTGCCGAGCGCGAACCGGGGCAGCACGGGGGTCCGGCCGGAGACCGCGTAGAACGCCTGGATCGCGGCCCGGTGGTCGTGACCGTAGGCGAACACGTACAGGTCGGTCCGGGAGCCGTCGCGGGGGGCGACCCACCCCTCGCCGTCCAGGACCATCGAACGGGAGTCGTCGATGACCGCGTAGCCCTCGCGCGACACCACGCCGGGCTCGAGCGGGATGGCTCCGTCGGCCATGTCGAGGGTGCGCGCGGTGCCACCGAGGTTCGGGGCGTCCTCGCCGTAGCGCCACACCGAGTGGTACGCGCTGACGCCGCCGAGCACCGACACGCTCAGGCCGCTGGTGCTGAAGGGTGAGCGGTCGTAGACCAGGTGGAACCGGTCCGTGAGCACCTCCACGTGCGTGTCGGACTCGATGACGCGCAGGTCCGGCACCGGGAGCTCGCGGTTGAGCGCGAACGTCGAGGCGCGGTCCTCGAAGACACCGTCCGCGGAGTGCTCGAGCCGCACGAGGCCGTCGGTGAGGACGGTGATGCGGTAGGTCGGACCGAGGACCACCGCGCGGGGGTCGGCGATCGGGCGCGAGGGCAGCGGTTGGCGATGCGTCATGCACACGATTGTCCCTGGTGCGGGTGGTCGCGACGACGTGAGCCGGTGCGCGTCAGTCGTCGACCGAGAGCTCCACGACCAGCGGGCTGTGGTCGGACAGCGACGTCTGCGGGCTGGTCGGCGTGCGGAACGTCACGCCCTGCCCGAGCACCCAGTCGATCTTCCGGTCCGGCTGCTGCGCGGTGAACGTGAGCAGCGTGTCGTCGGCCGCGACCCACCCCCCGGCCTCGAGCCGTTCGATCTCCGGCCACCCCGGCTCCGCGTTGAGGTCGCCCGCCAGCACCGCCGGTGGCCGCACCGGCTCGGCGTCGGCCAGCGCGGTCAGCTGCGCCAGGCGCGTCGGCGTGCTCGGCTCGCGGTGCTGCAGGTGCACCGACGTGACCCGGACCTCGGTCCCGTCGGCGGTGGTCAGCGTGGTCGAGAGTGCCGACCGGGCCTGGGGGCCGACGCCGAAGGGCAGCGGGTGGACGGCGACGTCGGTGAGCTCCGAGCGGGCCAGCACCGCGTTGCCGAACTGGTGGTCGGCCGCGGGTGCGAAGTGGACCGTCATGTCCAGGCGGTGCGCCAGCCAGGTGGCCATGTCCGACCCGCCGCCGAACACCCAGCCGCGCTGCACCTCCTGCAGCGCGACGACGTCCGGGTCGAACGTCTCGATGGTCGCGGCGATGCCCTCCAGGTCGACCGCTGTCAGCGGGGAGACGCCGTAGTGCAGGTTCCAGTCGACTAGCGTGAGGTCGTCACCCGCCGCCCGGGCGGGCACGTCGGCCCCCGTGGCGCTCGCGTCGGACCTGAGGAACCCGAGCAGCGCCAGGACGAGCGCGGGCAGGATGAGCAGCCGCACCGAGCTCGTCCGCGCGGGCATCCGGTCCGGGCTCGTGAGGGCGGGGACCGCACCCGGCGTGCGCCGGCGCAGCCCGGACAGCGCCAGACCGAGCGCCGCGAGCACCATCACCCACACGTTGTCGACGGGCAGGGGGACGTCGTAGTCGAGCATGTAGAGGAGCAGCGGGCCGATGGTGCCGAGCCCGACCACCAGCGTGGCGGCGCCCGTCCGCACGATCCCGCGCGGCGCGGGCCGGTGCGCGCTCAGCGCGGCGGACAGCACGATGCCCAGGCACAGCTCGAGCACCACCACGCAGACCAGGGCGGCGACCCCCGAGAGCCAGAGGGCGCCGGCGGCGCCCGCCACGACCAGGACCGCGGCACCCACACGCACGGGACCCCGCCACGGGTCGGCGCGCAGGAGCGCCCAGGTGCCCACGGAGTTCGCGAGGACGACCGCCAGGCCCGCCCAGCCGAGCGCCACCCCGGACTGCGAGGCGACGAACGCCGGGTTGGCCACGACCGTCGCGGCCAGCGCGAGGAACAGGCCCAGCACCCAGAGGCGTCGCGGTCGCCCGGTCGCCTCCGCGGCCGACGCCGAGGTGGCCCTGGCGGTGAACGACACGAGCCCGCGGGCGGTCACGAGGGCGCCGACCGAGAGCGCGACGGCGACGACCCAGCCGACCCACCCGTCGCGCCACACCGCGTCCCACGTGCCGAGCACCAGCTGCAGCCCGACCGAGAGCCCGCAGCCGATCATCAGGCCGATCGCCGCCTGCCGTCCTCCGGCGGGCCGCCCGGCGACGAACGCGACCGCCAGCGTCAGCACCGCCACGCAGACCGCGACCGCCACGAGGCCGACGACGAACAGCGCCTCGCCGTCCAGGGCCTGGACGACCAGCCGCAGCACCCCCAGTGCGGCGGTCCCCAGCAGGAGCGTGCGGGCGTCGGGTGTGCCGGAGGTCCGACCGAGCACGAGCAGCAGGAGGGCCGCCACCAGTCCGGCGGCAGCGTACGTGCCCAGGGCGGTGACCGCGACGCTCGCGGCGCCCCCGGCGAACGCACGGTCCAGCAGCGGCCCGCTGGCGCGGATCAGCTCCAGGCAGAGCACGGTGAGCATGGCGACGAGCCACACCCGCGTCGGTGTCCCGGCGTCGGGGGGTGTCCGGACGGGCGTACCGGTGGTGGGGGTGGACGTCACGCGCGCGACAGTACCCCGGGTCCCCGTGCTGCCCGGTCCGCGCCGGAGGTCACCGACCGTCGAGCGTCTCCAGGCGGGTCAGCAGCCCCGGCCACGCGTCGGCGAACGCGGGCAGCAGCGGGAGGCGGGCCACCTCGTCGACCGGTACCCAGCGCAGCTCCAGGCTCTCCGCGTCCGTGACCGCCGGGTGGATCTCGCCGACCTCGTCGGCGATCACCGTGGTGTAGGACCAGCCGGGGTGCTCCAGGACGCTGGACTCGCGCACCCGGACGCGCGACGGCTCGATCCCGGCCTCCTCCGCAGCCTCCCGCAGCGCGGCGTCCTGCGCCGCCTCGCCGGGCATCCGCGCGCCGCCCGGCACGCCCCACGTGCCGCCCTGGTCGCTCCACAGCGCCCGGTGCTGCAGGACGACGGCGACGGGTCTGCCGTCCGCGTCACGTCGCACGACGAGCAGCCCAGCAGCGCCGTTCAGACCCCAGTGGCGATGACCGCAGCCGCACTCGACCCAGCCGTCGCCCGGCTGGCGCTGGCGGTGACCCGCGGCCGCGTCGCTCACTCGCGGGTCAGCCGACGATCTCGCAGATGGCCATCCCGGCGCTGACGCTGGACCCGACGGCCGCCGACAGGGCGGTGACCGTTCCGGGCCGGTGCGCCACGAGGGGCTGCTCCATCTTCATGGCCTCGAGCACGACGACCAGGTCACCCGCGGCCACGAGGGCGCCCTCGGCGACCGCGACCTTGACGATCGTGCCCTGCATCGGCGAGCTGAGCGTGGTGCCGTTCCCGCTGGTGGTCGGCCGCGCCACCCGGCGCACGGGCCGGCGCGCGCCCGTCGCGGATCCGCGCGACCCGTTCGTCGCGCCCCGGCTCAGCGACAACGCGGCCGGCAGCACCACCTCGAGCCGCTTGCCGCCCACCTCGACGACGACGCGCTCGAGCACGGCGGGCTCGGCGTCCTCGTCCTCCGGGGTCGGCGTGGCGCTGAGCGCGGCGACCGTCTCGGCGAACTCGGTCTCGATCCAGCGGGTGTGCACCGAGAACGGCTGCGCCGGGTCCGCGGGGGCGAACGCCTCGGCGTCGAGCACGGCGCGGTGGAACGGGACGACGGTCGGGATGCCGACGACCTCCAGCTCGGCCAGGGCGCGTCGGGCGCGCGCGAGCGCCTGGGTGCGGTCGGCTCCCGTCACGATCACCTTGGCGATCATCGAGTCGAACATGCCGGACACGCTGTCGCCCTCGACGACGCCCGAGTCGACCCGCACGCCCGGGCCGGACGGCATCCGCAGCGTCGTGATGCGGCCGGGGGCAGGCAGGAAGCCCTTGCCGGGGTCCTCGCCGTTGATGCGGAACTCGATCGAGTGGCCGCGGGTCTGCACGTGGTCGTAGCCGAGCGGCTCGCCCGACGCGATCCGGAGCTGCTCGCGCACCAGGTCCACGCCGCTGATCTCCTCCGACACCGGGTGCTCGACCTGCAGCCGCGTGTTGACCTCGAGGAACGAGATGACCCCGTCGGCGCCGACCAGGAACTCGCACGTCCCGGCGCCGACGTAGCCGGCCTCGCGCAGGATCGCCTGGGAGGACTCGACCAGCTGGGTGTTCTGCGCCGCGGTGAGGAAGGGGGCGGGTGCCTCCTCGACGAGCTTCTGGTGACGCCGCTGCAGGGAGCAGTCGCGCGTGGACACCACGACGACCGTCCCGTGCTGGTCCGCCAGGCACTGCGTCTCGACGTGGCGGGGCCGGTCGAGGTACCGCTCGACGAAGCACTCGCCGCGGCCGAACGCGGCGACCGCCTCACGCGTCGCCGACTCGAACAGCTCGCCGATCTCGCTCGCCTCGCGCACCACCTTCAGGCCACGGCCGCCGCCGCCGAACGCGGCCTTGATGGCCACCGGCAGCCCGTGCTCGGCGACGAACGCGTGGATCTCGTCGACCCCGGTGACCGGGTCGGCCGTGCCGGCGACGAGTGGGGCGCCGGCGCGCTGGGCGATGTGTCGCGCGCTGACCTTGTCGCCGAGCGCGTCGATGGCCGAGGGCGGGGGACCGATCCAGGTCAGGCCCGCGTCCAGGACGGCCTGCGCGAACGACGCGTTCTCGGCGAGGAAGCCGTACCCGGGGTGTACGGCGTCCGCGCCGGCACGCCGTGCGACGTCGAGCAGCTTGGGGACGTCCAGGTAGGTCTCGGCCGCACGGGCCCCGTTGAGGGCGAACGCCTCGTCGGCGATGCGCACGTGCAGCGCCTCCCGGTCGGTGTCCGCGTACACGGCGACCGAGCCGA
This window harbors:
- a CDS encoding NUDIX domain-containing protein, which translates into the protein MSDAAAGHRQRQPGDGWVECGCGHRHWGLNGAAGLLVVRRDADGRPVAVVLQHRALWSDQGGTWGVPGGARMPGEAAQDAALREAAEEAGIEPSRVRVRESSVLEHPGWSYTTVIADEVGEIHPAVTDAESLELRWVPVDEVARLPLLPAFADAWPGLLTRLETLDGR
- a CDS encoding ATP-binding protein — encoded protein: MPAISKVLIANRGEIAVRIARACRDAGIGSVAVYADTDREALHVRIADEAFALNGARAAETYLDVPKLLDVARRAGADAVHPGYGFLAENASFAQAVLDAGLTWIGPPPSAIDALGDKVSARHIAQRAGAPLVAGTADPVTGVDEIHAFVAEHGLPVAIKAAFGGGGRGLKVVREASEIGELFESATREAVAAFGRGECFVERYLDRPRHVETQCLADQHGTVVVVSTRDCSLQRRHQKLVEEAPAPFLTAAQNTQLVESSQAILREAGYVGAGTCEFLVGADGVISFLEVNTRLQVEHPVSEEISGVDLVREQLRIASGEPLGYDHVQTRGHSIEFRINGEDPGKGFLPAPGRITTLRMPSGPGVRVDSGVVEGDSVSGMFDSMIAKVIVTGADRTQALARARRALAELEVVGIPTVVPFHRAVLDAEAFAPADPAQPFSVHTRWIETEFAETVAALSATPTPEDEDAEPAVLERVVVEVGGKRLEVVLPAALSLSRGATNGSRGSATGARRPVRRVARPTTSGNGTTLSSPMQGTIVKVAVAEGALVAAGDLVVVLEAMKMEQPLVAHRPGTVTALSAAVGSSVSAGMAICEIVG
- a CDS encoding endonuclease/exonuclease/phosphatase family protein, which encodes MTSTPTTGTPVRTPPDAGTPTRVWLVAMLTVLCLELIRASGPLLDRAFAGGAASVAVTALGTYAAAGLVAALLLLVLGRTSGTPDARTLLLGTAALGVLRLVVQALDGEALFVVGLVAVAVCVAVLTLAVAFVAGRPAGGRQAAIGLMIGCGLSVGLQLVLGTWDAVWRDGWVGWVVAVALSVGALVTARGLVSFTARATSASAAEATGRPRRLWVLGLFLALAATVVANPAFVASQSGVALGWAGLAVVLANSVGTWALLRADPWRGPVRVGAAVLVVAGAAGALWLSGVAALVCVVVLELCLGIVLSAALSAHRPAPRGIVRTGAATLVVGLGTIGPLLLYMLDYDVPLPVDNVWVMVLAALGLALSGLRRRTPGAVPALTSPDRMPARTSSVRLLILPALVLALLGFLRSDASATGADVPARAAGDDLTLVDWNLHYGVSPLTAVDLEGIAATIETFDPDVVALQEVQRGWVFGGGSDMATWLAHRLDMTVHFAPAADHQFGNAVLARSELTDVAVHPLPFGVGPQARSALSTTLTTADGTEVRVTSVHLQHREPSTPTRLAQLTALADAEPVRPPAVLAGDLNAEPGWPEIERLEAGGWVAADDTLLTFTAQQPDRKIDWVLGQGVTFRTPTSPQTSLSDHSPLVVELSVDD